The following are encoded in a window of Poecilia reticulata strain Guanapo unplaced genomic scaffold, Guppy_female_1.0+MT scaffold_1042, whole genome shotgun sequence genomic DNA:
- the LOC103461318 gene encoding pleckstrin homology domain-containing family G member 3-like, with product SADSLLQEKPLEKPEDSEPEPSAGPDPSAVPEVPQMSEDLQPDKDPEPADPPSSTTFDSDSKTLSSAESSDEDEREAADGESSSPSILPSSVLDKASAIAQHFTSIKRGSLAQDDARSLGCPSPRLPSRTGSMLSLRSESADRPLRLNSNSSDPPEAFGGADLSLLSPRDDSLFEPDRSVRRRRDSTLSKQDQLLIGKIKSYYENAENQDASFGLRRRESLTYIPSGLVRSSVSRFNSIPRVETAQSNPPASAQDLDPLSTQPAETKDLLVSSQSLDSMKSDLLSSDCEEPHRFRPTHEDLSEEEFRSSSEMIKIWQAMERQISRSQSEDRESSRSRETVKPSISAGVSSLTRTKSCDPDLGNSDLSAVTEDSFSPSLPKTRTALSRAGSQTSTSRSFREETATLRAPVPRVAQLRAEAGGDKPAEETEQTDEVDRAESKVLLLARRYSQRIRSSSPVVRQRSPAGPFNRKTLACVVEEKEGSGKPSLTLPLGPKVQSKSLPLSPVDPVQNPGGGAPGHAPLSPPPPTEGFNWPDVRELRSRYSSGGGRNQNRPMSRSSTIPDRMLDVGLRRHSSGSPGHLHDDGASSGRPRGGRAAARDERSKRLHRANSLDPRLSLQQLGDLQRIRQAAGPADPGYYIAAEAPLTDDPEHKIIIMEKLPEPGNGEPAEDDGYVQIRSPTSREKISIMAVIDRCRAYQDSDDYRLRDAAKTAPPSEQDESQKTRPDSGQSGQTSIVKNLREKFQNQT from the exons tctgcAGACTCGTTGCTTCAAGAGAAACCGTTGGAGAAACCAGAAGACTCTGAACCAGAACCGTCTGCTGGTCCGGATCCTTCTGCAGTCCCTGAGGTTCCTCAGATGTCTGAAGACCTGCAGCCTGACAAAGATCCAGAACCTGCTGATCCACCGTCTTCTACCACATTTGATTCCGACTCCAAGACCCTGAGCAGCGCCGAGTCTTCAGACGAGGACGAGAGGGAGGCGGCGGATGGCGAGTCCAGTTCTCCCAGTATTCTGCCGTCCTCGGTGCTGGACAAGGCCAGCGCCATCGCTCAGCACTTCACCAGCATCAAGAGAGGCAGCCTGGCCCAGGACGACGCCCGGTCCCTGGGCTGTCCGTCCCCTCGTTTACCCAGCAGGACCGGCAGCATGCTCAGCCTGCGGTCCGAGTCGGCCGACCGCCCGCTGCGCCTCAACAGCAACTCCTCCGACCCGCCCGAGGCGTTCGGCGGAGCGGACCTCAGTCTGCTGTCCCCCAGGGACGACAGCCTCTTCGAGCCGGACCGCAGCGTTCGGCGCAGGCGGGACTCCACCCTGTCCAAGCAGGACCAGCTGCTCATCGGGAAAATCAAGAGCTACTACGAGAACGCCGAGAACCAGGACGCCTCGTTCGGCCTGCGGCGCCGGGAGAGCCTGACCTACATCCCTTCAGGCCTGGTCCGGAGCTCCGTCAGCCGCTTCAACAGCATCCCCAGAGTAGAGACGGCCCAGTCCAATCCTCCGGCTTCAGCCCAGGATCTGGATCCTCTCTCCACTCAACCGGCTGAGACTAAGGACCTCTTGGTCTCCAGTCAGTCTTTGGACTCGATGAAGTCCGATCTGTTGAGCAGCGACTGCGAAGAACCGCACAGGTTCCGGCCGACACACGAAGATCTGTCAGAGGAAGAGTTCAGATCGTCATCGGAGATGATTAAGATCTGGCAGGCGATGGAGCGACAGATCTCCAGATCCCAAAGTGAAGACAGGGAATCCAGTCGATCCAGAGAGACTGTGAAGCCCTCCATCTCCGCCGGCGTCAGCAGCTTAACCCGGACCAAGAGCTGCGACCCCGACCTGGGAAACTCCGACCTCAGCGCCGTCACAGAGGACTCCTTCAGTCCCTCACTGCCAAAGACCAGAACCGCGCTCAGCCGGGCCGGAAGTCAGACCAGCACCTCCAGAAGCTTCAGGGAAGAGACGGCGACACTGCGAGCCCCGGTGCCCCGCGTGGCGCAGCTGAGGGCCGAGGCCGGCGGCGACAAACCCGCGGAGGAGACGGAGCAAACGGACGAGGTGGACAGAGCCGAGAGCAAAGTTCTTCTTCTGGCTCGTCGCTACAGCCAGCGGATCAGATCCTCCAGTCCGGTGGTCCGACAGCGGAGTCCGGCCGGCCCGTTCAACAGGAAGACTCTGGCTTGTGTGGTGGAGGAGAAGGAAGGCTCAG GGAAGCCCAGCCTGACTCTGCCTCTGGGTCCTAAGGTCCAGTCCAAGTCTCTGCCGCTGAGCCCGGTGGACCCGGTCCAGAACCCGGGCGGCGGCGCTCCAGGCCACGCCCCTCTCAGCCCGCCGCCCCCCACCGAGGGTTTCAACTGGCCCGACGTGCGGGAACTCCGCTCCAGATACTCCAGCGGCGGCggccggaaccagaaccggcctATGAGCCGCAGCAGCACCATCCCGGACCGCATGTTGGACGTCGGCCTCAGGAGGCACTCCAGCGGATCGCCCGGCCATCTCCATGACGACGGCGCGTCGTCAGGCCGACCCCGCGGCGGGCGGGCCGCGGCGCGGGACGAGCGATCCAAACGGCTGCACAGGGCCAACTCTCTGGACCCGCGGCtcagcctgcagcagctggGCGACCTGCAGCGGATCCGGCAGGCCGCCGGCCCCGCCGACCCCGGTTACTACATCGCCGCCGAGGCGCCGCTCACAGACGACCCCGAACACAAGATCATCATCATGGAGAAGCTTCCAGAACCCGGGAACGGGGAGCCGGCAGAGGACGACGGATACGTCCAGATCCGCTCGCCGACCAGCCGGGAGAAGATCTCCATCATGGCCGTCATCGACCGCTGCCGCGCCTACCAGGACTCCGACGACTACAGGCTGAGGGACGCCGCCAAGACGGCGCCGCCTTCAGAGCAGGACGAGTCGCAGAAAACCCGACCCGACTCCGGGCAGAGCGGTCAGACGAGCATCGTGAAAAACCTGAGGGAAAAGTTTCAGAACCAAACCTGA